From one Brevibacterium sp. 'Marine' genomic stretch:
- a CDS encoding methyltransferase type 11, which yields MPEYADSSRTRDETPQERHERWAWIHETASMTGWDFSPLSGRLVADDPPWDFDQICLDAMAESSSCLDMGTGGGERLGELIDRLEDARPPGEPSPTISATEGWEPNVPLAASMLEDYGVEVTRYDSDHHPEMPWGDGEFDLVMNRHESYDLAEVARVLSPGGLFLTQQVDGTEAQEFRDFFGGGVGDLHQQLEPCLSDAESQGLSIEAARKWQGTMRFTDVEAVIEYLAYIPWDVPGFSVRSNLDVLRRLAESSEPITVTQKRFLIVARKP from the coding sequence ATGCCCGAATATGCCGACAGCAGTCGCACGCGCGACGAGACTCCCCAAGAACGCCACGAGCGATGGGCCTGGATCCATGAGACGGCGTCGATGACGGGGTGGGACTTCTCCCCACTGTCCGGCCGCCTCGTCGCCGATGATCCGCCCTGGGACTTCGACCAGATCTGCCTCGACGCGATGGCCGAGTCGAGCAGCTGCCTCGACATGGGAACGGGAGGCGGCGAGCGCCTCGGCGAACTCATCGATCGCCTCGAGGATGCCCGGCCTCCCGGCGAACCGTCGCCGACGATCTCCGCGACCGAAGGGTGGGAGCCCAACGTGCCTCTGGCCGCCTCGATGCTGGAGGACTACGGGGTCGAGGTCACCCGGTACGACAGTGATCATCACCCGGAGATGCCGTGGGGCGACGGTGAGTTCGACCTCGTGATGAACCGCCACGAAAGCTATGACCTCGCCGAGGTGGCCCGCGTGCTCTCCCCGGGCGGGCTGTTCCTCACCCAGCAGGTCGACGGCACGGAGGCGCAGGAGTTCCGCGACTTCTTCGGCGGCGGGGTGGGCGATCTGCACCAACAGCTCGAACCGTGCCTCAGCGATGCCGAGAGTCAGGGCCTGTCGATCGAGGCGGCGCGCAAATGGCAGGGGACGATGCGCTTCACCGACGTCGAGGCGGTCATCGAGTACCTCGCCTATATCCCGTGGGACGTCCCCGGGTTCTCCGTGCGGTCCAACCTCGATGTCCTCAGACGCCTGGCCGAGTCGAGTGAGCCGATCACAGTCACGCAGAAGAGGTTCCTCATCGTCGCCCGCAAACCCTGA
- a CDS encoding DoxX family protein, which yields MILLPDPVWPVVVLAVIVAGDGLLTFRPPRAIAACLDGVGFPREWWWVLATVKFLAAAGLVAGIWIPGFGAAAAVGLVAYFLCAAAAHLRARYIGRDFWLNCLGMLTVCLAVCIVCFLL from the coding sequence ATGATCTTGCTGCCCGATCCGGTCTGGCCGGTCGTCGTCCTCGCGGTCATCGTCGCCGGCGACGGTCTGCTCACCTTCCGTCCGCCGCGTGCCATTGCCGCCTGCCTCGACGGGGTCGGCTTCCCACGCGAGTGGTGGTGGGTGCTCGCGACAGTGAAGTTCCTCGCCGCAGCCGGCCTGGTGGCAGGGATCTGGATTCCCGGGTTCGGTGCGGCAGCCGCGGTGGGCCTCGTCGCCTACTTCCTCTGCGCCGCTGCCGCGCACCTGCGCGCCAGGTATATCGGCCGGGACTTCTGGCTCAATTGCCTGGGCATGCTCACCGTCTGCCTCGCCGTGTGCATCGTCTGCTTCCTGCTTTAG
- a CDS encoding TetR/AcrR family transcriptional regulator — translation MASEHVQLRSGKRRQTEDRIIGAAAKLFLDHGFKATTIRAIAKAAEVSVGRVMAVGDKDAILVACFDRWIGQLQAGTYTAPPRRGSLSQRGSSSVQRHLLELFLPFLEFFAEHEDLSRDYAAAMMRVRGEPEVFNALAVDLQSRLSESLVSIGINEDYARASAAALYDSYLGILFRWAATTMSLDVAVEAMLASIVFHTRVRSSL, via the coding sequence ATGGCCAGTGAACACGTTCAACTGAGGTCCGGCAAGCGCCGACAGACCGAGGATCGGATCATCGGTGCCGCCGCGAAGCTGTTTCTCGACCATGGTTTCAAAGCCACGACCATCCGGGCGATCGCCAAGGCCGCCGAGGTGTCGGTCGGCCGGGTGATGGCCGTCGGGGACAAAGACGCCATCCTCGTCGCCTGCTTCGACCGGTGGATCGGTCAGCTGCAAGCCGGGACATACACGGCTCCGCCTCGGCGAGGCAGTCTCTCGCAGCGCGGGAGCTCGTCGGTGCAGCGGCATCTGCTCGAACTCTTCCTACCGTTCCTCGAGTTCTTCGCCGAACACGAGGATCTGTCCCGCGACTATGCGGCCGCGATGATGCGGGTCAGGGGCGAGCCGGAGGTATTCAATGCTCTCGCCGTGGACCTGCAGAGCCGCCTGAGCGAGTCGCTGGTCTCGATCGGGATCAATGAGGACTATGCGCGGGCCAGCGCCGCAGCTCTCTACGACTCGTACCTGGGCATCCTCTTCCGGTGGGCGGCGACGACGATGAGTCTCGACGTCGCCGTCGAGGCGATGCTGGCCAGCATCGTCTTCCACACTCGTGTCCGGAGCTCGCTGTGA
- a CDS encoding Nramp family divalent metal transporter, producing the protein MNVDPPASVRTREHGQKKLGRKKISTAVLLGPAFVAAIAYVDPGNVAANLTAGAEYGYLLVWVLVAANLIAVLVQYLSSKLGLVSGQSLSSLLGDRLRRRSRLAYWGQAEIVAIATDLAEVIGGAIALKILFDLPLLLGGVIVGVVSLFLLSIQSTRGQRPFEFAIIGFLVIIAIGFLAGLFVGDVNWGQAAGGIVPRLEGTNSVVLAASMLGATVMPHAIYLHSALSVDRHRDNATASTGQLLRASRWDVVLSLVIAGSVNIAMLLLAAAALRGQTGTDTIEGAHAVVTANLGEVVGLFFGIGLLASGLASSAVGSYAGASIMQGLLRVHIPIVWQRAFTMIPALIVLAIGVDPTWALVLSQVVLSLGIPFAMIPLVRLTSSRRVMGEFANSRWITLIAAAASALIIALNVVLIVLLALGVD; encoded by the coding sequence ATGAATGTCGATCCCCCTGCATCGGTGCGCACTCGCGAGCATGGGCAGAAGAAGCTCGGCCGGAAGAAGATCTCCACCGCAGTGCTCCTCGGCCCGGCCTTCGTCGCGGCCATCGCGTACGTCGATCCGGGCAACGTCGCGGCCAACCTCACCGCCGGTGCGGAATACGGGTACCTGCTCGTCTGGGTGCTCGTGGCAGCGAACCTCATCGCCGTTCTCGTCCAATATCTGTCCTCGAAGCTCGGACTCGTCTCCGGGCAGTCGCTGTCGAGCCTCCTCGGTGATCGGCTTCGCAGGCGGTCTCGCCTCGCATACTGGGGGCAGGCCGAGATCGTCGCCATCGCCACCGACCTCGCCGAAGTCATCGGTGGGGCGATCGCGCTGAAGATCCTCTTCGATCTGCCGCTCCTCCTCGGCGGAGTCATCGTCGGAGTGGTGTCGCTGTTCCTGCTGTCGATCCAATCCACCCGCGGTCAGCGTCCCTTCGAGTTCGCCATCATCGGATTCCTGGTCATCATCGCCATCGGCTTTCTAGCAGGCCTGTTCGTCGGGGATGTGAACTGGGGGCAAGCCGCAGGTGGAATCGTGCCGCGGCTCGAGGGCACGAACTCCGTGGTCCTGGCCGCGAGCATGCTCGGCGCCACCGTCATGCCCCACGCGATCTACCTCCACTCGGCGCTCTCGGTCGACCGCCACCGCGACAATGCGACCGCCTCGACCGGGCAGCTGCTGCGCGCCAGCCGCTGGGACGTCGTGCTCTCCCTCGTCATCGCCGGTTCCGTGAATATCGCCATGCTGCTGCTGGCCGCCGCGGCACTGCGCGGCCAGACCGGCACCGACACGATCGAGGGAGCGCACGCGGTCGTCACGGCCAACCTCGGCGAGGTCGTCGGCCTCTTCTTCGGCATCGGACTGCTGGCCTCGGGGCTGGCCTCGAGCGCCGTCGGCTCCTATGCGGGCGCATCGATCATGCAGGGTCTGCTGCGCGTGCACATCCCGATCGTGTGGCAGCGCGCGTTCACGATGATCCCGGCACTCATCGTCCTCGCCATCGGCGTCGACCCGACCTGGGCGCTCGTGCTCAGCCAGGTCGTGCTCAGCCTCGGCATCCCATTTGCGATGATCCCCCTGGTCAGGCTCACGAGCAGCCGCCGGGTGATGGGCGAATTCGCGAACTCCCGGTGGATCACCCTCATCGCCGCGGCCGCCTCGGCGCTCATCATCGCCCTCAACGTCGTCCTCATCGTTCTGCTCGCCCTCGGTGTGGACTGA
- a CDS encoding lipase maturation factor family protein codes for MDFGQVVALFTAGDYTISREIIQRGIALLFLIAFASAFNQFPALLGERGLTPAPRFIALTSAKQAPSLFRWKRFAYSDRRLRLVCVIGMVLAASAIIGLPQAGPAWVPIPVFLGMWGLYFSIVSIGQRFYGFGWESLLLEAGFLVGFLGSHEVAPTWAMILLLRWFVIRVEFGAGMIKMRGDSSWRDLTAMDYHHQTQPMPNPLSRRAHLMPGWWHKTETLGSHIVQLAAPWLLFLPQPIASFAAVAIIITQLALVISGNYAWLNWATILLACSGISDTFFRWIVGGPFPGWGWNSVVGIFTDPTVTEAAGSSAGADPSQPMPVWWLIIVLVFVAWQAWLNVPALRNLFSPNQLMNASFNRLGLGNAYGAFGSMTETRNEIIIEGWDGERWQEYEFKGKPGDVLRRGPVVAPYHLRLDWLMWFAALGDYRQTWFTELLRAIGSGDAQIRRLMGPDPFDGAAPDLIRVRVFTYRYATRAERRAAVAAGEPKPWWVRSDPRILVRPIDLRQG; via the coding sequence ATGGACTTCGGCCAGGTGGTCGCCCTGTTCACCGCCGGCGACTACACGATCTCCCGCGAAATCATCCAACGCGGTATCGCGTTGCTCTTCCTCATCGCCTTCGCATCCGCGTTCAACCAGTTCCCGGCTCTTCTCGGCGAAAGGGGACTCACCCCCGCCCCGCGCTTCATCGCTCTGACCTCGGCCAAGCAGGCACCGAGTCTCTTCCGCTGGAAGCGGTTTGCGTATTCGGACCGACGACTCCGCCTCGTCTGCGTGATCGGAATGGTTCTGGCCGCCTCGGCGATCATCGGGCTGCCCCAGGCCGGTCCCGCATGGGTGCCGATCCCGGTGTTCTTAGGCATGTGGGGACTCTACTTCTCGATCGTGTCGATCGGGCAGCGCTTCTACGGCTTCGGCTGGGAATCGCTGCTGCTCGAGGCCGGGTTCCTCGTCGGCTTCCTCGGCTCCCACGAGGTGGCCCCGACGTGGGCGATGATCCTGCTGCTGCGCTGGTTCGTCATCCGCGTCGAATTCGGAGCCGGAATGATCAAGATGCGCGGGGACTCATCCTGGCGCGACCTCACCGCGATGGACTATCACCATCAGACCCAGCCGATGCCGAACCCGCTCTCCCGCCGGGCCCACCTCATGCCCGGCTGGTGGCACAAGACTGAGACCCTGGGCAGTCATATCGTCCAGCTCGCCGCCCCGTGGCTGCTGTTCCTGCCCCAGCCGATCGCATCGTTCGCCGCTGTCGCCATCATCATCACCCAGCTCGCTCTCGTCATCAGCGGCAACTATGCGTGGCTGAACTGGGCGACGATCCTGCTCGCCTGCTCCGGAATCAGCGACACGTTCTTCCGGTGGATCGTCGGCGGCCCGTTCCCCGGATGGGGATGGAATTCCGTCGTCGGAATATTCACCGATCCCACCGTCACCGAGGCGGCCGGTTCGTCCGCGGGTGCCGATCCCTCTCAGCCGATGCCGGTCTGGTGGCTGATCATCGTCCTCGTATTCGTCGCGTGGCAGGCCTGGCTGAACGTGCCGGCGCTGCGCAATCTCTTCTCGCCGAATCAGCTGATGAACGCGAGCTTCAATCGACTCGGACTCGGCAACGCCTATGGCGCTTTCGGGTCGATGACCGAGACCCGCAACGAGATCATCATCGAGGGGTGGGACGGCGAGCGCTGGCAGGAGTACGAGTTCAAGGGCAAACCCGGTGACGTTCTTCGTCGCGGGCCGGTCGTCGCGCCCTATCATCTGCGCCTCGATTGGCTCATGTGGTTCGCCGCGCTCGGCGACTACCGGCAGACGTGGTTCACCGAGCTGCTGCGCGCGATCGGCTCCGGCGATGCGCAGATCCGCCGCCTCATGGGTCCCGATCCCTTCGACGGTGCCGCGCCCGATCTCATCCGCGTCCGCGTCTTCACCTACCGCTATGCCACCCGCGCCGAACGCCGTGCGGCCGTCGCTGCCGGAGAACCGAAGCCGTGGTGGGTGCGCTCGGACCCGCGCATCCTCGTCCGGCCGATCGACCTGCGTCAGGGCTGA
- the betT gene encoding choline BCCT transporter BetT: MQDPNEEKLKRPVVERERFGGTDRATRTSRDIDPEKRAPIDSTEMSKGPEELSDERGSRVNWRVFIVASLIILAFSVWAMAMPAAAQSTMKTVVDWIAENLGWFYVVTVTAVIGFVLWVALSKEGSVRLGPDHSRPQYNLFTWVAMLFAAGVGIDMLFYSVTGPITQYLHPVNASPESAAASQDAVVWTMFHYGIAGWSMYSLLGMAMGYFAYRWGMPLSIRAVLYPLLGKRVRGTTGDVIDIFALVGTVFGVATSMGIGVVLLNVGFATLFGLEQGLALQIALVIVAVVMTVAACTSGVDKGIRLVSELNLWSCAAMMLYILVTGKTAFLLNAMVENIGRFIFTLPERTLSTFAYVDGGSEWMGGWTLFFWAFWLAWGPFVGLFLARISRGRTLREFVIAAITAPVICDFIIVTIFGNSALSEVFNGNDEFAQTAIASPEQGWYDLLEMFPGATFLIGLATLSGLLFYLTSANSGAMVMSNFSSSIPNPEEDGKKWLRIFWALVTAVLTIAMLVAGGVTTMEYATLIFALPVTIIAYLVMASFSKVLRMERAEREGRIRRRRTTAAHGGRAPEKTWRQRLATLRSYPTKKSVERFVAEVVGPSLDAVATEFRELGYTVEHLQTMDEDTGITTNTLNVDMGEQRDFHYEAAAVEANVPSFGARNAPRGDDKYLRIEVFTQTGSEGYDLMGLSSQQIIDDVLDRYENHLSFLAYSHEHSYQSVVTPPIPPTTDSIPAVPKDPDDVEELEEPKH; the protein is encoded by the coding sequence GTGCAGGATCCGAACGAAGAGAAGTTGAAGCGCCCAGTCGTCGAACGTGAGCGATTCGGCGGCACCGACCGGGCGACGCGAACCAGCAGGGACATCGACCCCGAGAAGCGCGCTCCGATCGACAGCACGGAGATGAGCAAAGGCCCTGAGGAGCTCTCCGACGAACGCGGCTCCCGGGTCAACTGGCGAGTCTTCATCGTCGCCTCCCTCATCATCCTCGCCTTCTCCGTGTGGGCGATGGCCATGCCGGCTGCAGCGCAGTCGACGATGAAGACCGTTGTCGACTGGATCGCGGAGAACCTCGGCTGGTTCTATGTCGTCACCGTCACCGCGGTCATCGGCTTCGTCCTCTGGGTCGCACTGTCGAAGGAAGGTTCGGTCCGCCTGGGCCCCGACCACTCCCGCCCGCAGTACAACCTCTTCACCTGGGTCGCCATGCTCTTCGCCGCGGGCGTGGGCATCGACATGCTCTTCTACTCGGTGACCGGACCGATCACCCAGTACCTCCACCCCGTCAACGCCTCCCCCGAATCGGCGGCGGCTTCCCAGGATGCCGTGGTGTGGACGATGTTCCACTACGGCATCGCCGGCTGGTCGATGTATTCGCTGCTGGGCATGGCGATGGGGTACTTCGCCTACCGCTGGGGCATGCCCCTGTCGATCCGCGCGGTCCTCTACCCGCTGCTGGGCAAGCGCGTGCGCGGAACCACCGGTGACGTCATCGACATCTTCGCTCTCGTCGGCACCGTCTTCGGAGTGGCCACCTCGATGGGCATCGGCGTCGTCCTGCTCAACGTCGGATTCGCCACCCTCTTCGGCCTCGAACAGGGCCTGGCCCTGCAGATCGCGCTGGTCATCGTGGCTGTGGTCATGACCGTCGCCGCCTGCACCTCGGGCGTGGACAAGGGCATCCGCCTCGTCTCGGAGCTCAACCTCTGGTCGTGCGCGGCGATGATGCTCTACATCCTCGTCACCGGCAAGACCGCGTTCCTGCTCAACGCCATGGTCGAGAACATCGGCCGGTTCATCTTCACCCTTCCCGAACGCACTCTGTCGACGTTCGCCTATGTCGACGGCGGTTCCGAATGGATGGGCGGCTGGACCCTGTTCTTCTGGGCCTTCTGGCTCGCCTGGGGTCCGTTCGTCGGTCTGTTCCTGGCCCGCATCTCCCGCGGCCGCACCCTGCGTGAGTTCGTCATCGCCGCAATCACCGCGCCCGTCATCTGTGACTTCATCATCGTCACGATCTTCGGCAACTCCGCCCTGTCCGAGGTGTTCAACGGCAATGACGAGTTCGCGCAGACAGCCATCGCCTCCCCGGAACAGGGCTGGTACGACCTGCTCGAGATGTTCCCGGGAGCGACGTTCCTCATCGGACTGGCCACACTGTCGGGTCTGCTGTTCTACCTCACGAGCGCGAACTCCGGTGCCATGGTGATGTCGAACTTCTCCTCCTCGATCCCCAACCCGGAAGAGGACGGCAAGAAGTGGCTGCGCATCTTCTGGGCGCTGGTGACCGCAGTGCTCACGATCGCCATGCTCGTCGCCGGCGGTGTGACGACGATGGAGTACGCGACCCTGATCTTCGCCCTGCCGGTGACGATCATCGCCTACCTCGTCATGGCCTCGTTCTCGAAGGTTCTGCGCATGGAACGCGCCGAACGTGAGGGTCGGATCCGTCGTCGCCGCACCACCGCCGCCCACGGCGGTCGTGCTCCGGAGAAGACCTGGCGTCAGCGTCTGGCCACTCTGCGGTCCTACCCCACGAAGAAGTCCGTCGAACGCTTCGTCGCCGAGGTGGTCGGACCGTCCTTGGACGCCGTAGCCACGGAGTTCCGCGAACTCGGCTACACCGTCGAGCACCTCCAGACCATGGACGAGGACACCGGCATCACGACGAACACGCTCAATGTCGACATGGGCGAGCAGCGCGACTTCCACTATGAGGCTGCGGCCGTCGAAGCGAATGTGCCGTCGTTCGGTGCCCGCAATGCCCCGCGCGGCGACGACAAGTACCTGCGCATCGAGGTCTTCACCCAGACCGGTTCGGAAGGCTACGACCTCATGGGCTTGAGCTCGCAGCAGATCATCGATGACGTGCTCGACCGGTACGAGAACCACCTGTCGTTCCTCGCCTATTCGCACGAGCACTCCTACCAGTCGGTCGTCACCCCTCCCATACCGCCGACCACGGATTCGATTCCGGCGGTGCCCAAGGACCCCGACGACGTCGAAGAGCTCGAAGAGCCGAAACACTGA
- a CDS encoding metal-dependent transcriptional regulator, with protein sequence MRAGEVSEVSQDYLKAIWSAQEWGGDPMTATELAKRFGTTKANVTEVLKRLDELGLITRVPYRPPVLTEQGKAIALSMVRRHRLIETFLVKSLGYGWDEVHDEAEILEHAASDRLIDRIDAFLGHPSSDPHGDPIPGADGAVDTHTPTLLAEAAVGSYAVLRVSDADPVVLGKLAEAGVLPDVALDVVDRTDDAVTVDIGGRREAIAAALAAAVYLDAAAAR encoded by the coding sequence ATGCGTGCAGGTGAAGTCTCCGAGGTCAGTCAGGACTACCTCAAGGCCATCTGGTCGGCCCAGGAATGGGGCGGGGACCCGATGACGGCCACCGAGCTCGCGAAGCGGTTCGGAACGACGAAGGCCAATGTCACCGAGGTGCTCAAACGACTCGACGAACTCGGTCTCATCACTCGCGTGCCCTACCGTCCGCCCGTGCTCACCGAGCAGGGCAAGGCGATCGCCCTGTCGATGGTGCGCAGGCACAGGCTCATCGAAACGTTCCTCGTGAAGTCGCTCGGGTACGGCTGGGACGAGGTCCACGATGAGGCCGAGATCCTCGAGCACGCCGCCTCGGATCGGCTCATCGACCGCATCGACGCGTTCCTCGGCCACCCGTCGTCCGACCCGCACGGCGATCCCATCCCGGGTGCCGATGGTGCCGTCGATACCCATACTCCGACCCTCCTCGCCGAGGCGGCCGTCGGGTCCTATGCGGTGCTGAGGGTCTCCGACGCCGATCCTGTTGTTCTGGGCAAGCTCGCCGAGGCAGGTGTGCTTCCCGATGTCGCGCTCGACGTCGTCGATCGCACCGATGACGCGGTGACCGTGGACATCGGCGGGAGGCGGGAGGCGATCGCTGCCGCGCTCGCCGCGGCCGTATATCTGGATGCGGCCGCGGCGAGGTGA
- the erm gene encoding 23S ribosomal RNA methyltransferase Erm codes for MEHIPLRSHTPRHHSTRRQSHSHSAPRSQHGGRHELGQNFLRSPTTISTIASLARSTSGPIMEIGPGDGAVTAELYRLGRELTLVELDETRLDHLEDTYPRAEVRHADILTTRLDRPVIVGNLPFHLTTAILRRLLRSGRWQRAILLTQWEVARKRAGIGGSTMMTAQWTPWFDFRLITRVPADAFTPKPSVDGGILTIDRCPTGSIPVKARSDYQQFVRAVFTGRGRGMKGILSKMSITDHRSLQSTMDRNDIRGDTLPKDLTPGQWTGLFTELADESDQTNAKKGKTMRNNKGKKNPITEAAPQTPLITGEMPIVGSKPATEKLQAPIPGTDPKAKSHDKGHLQAERGFMNQHQKPQQPQPRWNLPRR; via the coding sequence TTGGAGCACATCCCATTGCGATCCCACACACCACGACACCATTCGACACGCAGACAGTCCCATTCGCACTCGGCCCCGCGGTCACAGCACGGCGGACGACATGAACTCGGCCAGAACTTTCTGCGCTCACCCACCACCATCTCAACGATTGCGAGCCTGGCTCGTTCCACCTCCGGACCGATCATGGAGATCGGTCCCGGGGATGGGGCAGTCACCGCCGAGCTCTACCGACTCGGACGAGAGCTCACGCTCGTCGAACTCGACGAAACGAGGTTGGATCACCTTGAAGACACGTACCCGCGGGCCGAGGTCCGGCACGCCGACATCCTGACCACTCGGCTCGACCGGCCGGTCATCGTCGGCAATCTGCCGTTCCACCTCACCACTGCCATCCTCCGCAGGCTGCTGCGCTCCGGGCGCTGGCAGCGGGCCATCCTGCTCACGCAATGGGAGGTCGCCCGCAAACGCGCAGGAATCGGCGGATCGACCATGATGACCGCGCAATGGACCCCATGGTTCGACTTCCGCCTCATCACCCGCGTCCCTGCCGATGCGTTCACCCCGAAACCCAGCGTCGATGGCGGCATCCTCACCATCGATCGCTGCCCCACCGGATCGATTCCAGTCAAGGCTCGATCCGATTATCAACAGTTCGTCCGTGCGGTCTTCACCGGTCGCGGGCGAGGAATGAAAGGAATCCTCTCGAAGATGAGCATCACCGATCACCGCAGCCTGCAATCGACCATGGACCGCAACGACATCAGAGGAGACACCTTGCCCAAAGACCTCACCCCCGGCCAGTGGACCGGACTGTTCACCGAACTGGCCGACGAATCAGATCAGACGAATGCGAAGAAGGGAAAGACCATGCGAAACAACAAAGGGAAGAAGAACCCCATCACCGAGGCGGCCCCGCAGACACCGTTGATCACCGGAGAGATGCCCATCGTCGGCTCCAAACCGGCGACCGAGAAGCTGCAGGCGCCCATCCCGGGCACCGACCCGAAGGCGAAGAGCCATGACAAGGGCCATCTGCAGGCCGAACGCGGTTTCATGAATCAGCATCAGAAACCGCAGCAGCCCCAGCCGAGGTGGAACCTGCCGCGGAGGTGA
- a CDS encoding inorganic phosphate transporter, producing the protein MTQVLAPERHTPPPAVGRSNDRLWHLAFGGLLAITLIAFTLWSFDFVGRDAPRMVLVTTVIFGAFMAFNIGGNDVANAFGTSVGAGTLTMKQALLVAAIFEVSGALLAGGNVTDTVKSGIVDLSGVAINPMDFAFIMMAALLGAAVWLLVATRMGWPVSTTHAIIGGIIGASLTIGFVTGTGGLAMVQWSEVGQIAISWVLSPALGGLAAFIIYGLIKKYVLGTSLSHTLKPHMLAPVSAAEGSVDAQIDAATEDAPTGEGSIGSHSALQRWVPLIAAGGAVIITAMLLFKGLKNLDMSVTTVGGLLIMAMIGAAVWLAVFVFAKTLRKQTVPRATYILFSWMQVFTASAFAFSHGSNDIANAVGPFAAVLDVLRTDSISGEATVPFAAMLTCGIALIVGLWFIGRKVIATVGTKLTEIHPASGFAAELAAAGIVMAASVSGLPVSSTHILIGAIIGVGLVNRSANWKLMKPIALAWIITLPAAAAIGSVGVIALRTMMG; encoded by the coding sequence ATGACCCAGGTTCTGGCCCCGGAGCGCCACACTCCGCCGCCTGCCGTCGGCCGCAGCAACGACCGCCTCTGGCATCTGGCCTTCGGTGGGCTGCTGGCGATCACCCTCATCGCCTTCACCCTGTGGTCCTTCGACTTCGTGGGCCGGGACGCTCCCCGCATGGTGCTCGTCACCACGGTCATCTTCGGCGCCTTCATGGCGTTCAACATCGGCGGCAACGATGTCGCCAACGCCTTCGGCACCTCGGTCGGCGCCGGCACCCTGACGATGAAGCAGGCGCTGCTCGTGGCCGCGATCTTCGAGGTCAGCGGCGCCCTGCTGGCCGGCGGGAATGTCACCGACACGGTCAAGAGCGGCATCGTCGACCTCAGCGGGGTCGCGATCAATCCGATGGACTTCGCCTTCATCATGATGGCAGCCCTCCTCGGCGCAGCAGTGTGGCTGCTCGTGGCGACCCGGATGGGCTGGCCGGTGTCGACGACGCATGCGATCATCGGCGGCATCATCGGTGCGTCTCTGACGATCGGCTTCGTCACCGGCACCGGCGGACTCGCCATGGTGCAGTGGTCCGAGGTCGGTCAGATCGCGATCTCCTGGGTGCTCTCCCCCGCCCTCGGCGGACTCGCCGCGTTCATCATCTACGGGCTGATCAAGAAGTACGTGCTCGGCACGTCACTGTCGCACACGCTCAAGCCGCATATGCTCGCCCCGGTCTCCGCAGCCGAGGGGTCCGTCGACGCGCAGATCGACGCCGCCACCGAGGATGCCCCCACCGGCGAAGGGTCGATCGGCTCTCATTCGGCTCTGCAGCGGTGGGTTCCCCTCATCGCCGCCGGCGGCGCGGTCATCATCACTGCAATGTTGCTGTTCAAGGGCCTGAAGAACCTCGACATGAGCGTGACCACGGTCGGCGGCCTGCTCATCATGGCGATGATCGGCGCGGCCGTGTGGCTGGCCGTGTTCGTCTTCGCCAAGACCCTGCGCAAGCAGACGGTTCCCCGTGCGACCTACATCCTGTTCTCCTGGATGCAGGTGTTCACCGCCTCCGCATTCGCCTTCAGCCACGGGTCGAACGACATCGCCAACGCCGTCGGCCCCTTCGCAGCCGTCCTCGATGTGCTCCGCACCGACAGCATCAGCGGTGAGGCGACCGTGCCGTTCGCAGCCATGCTCACCTGCGGCATCGCACTCATCGTCGGTCTCTGGTTCATCGGCCGCAAGGTCATTGCCACCGTCGGCACGAAACTCACCGAGATCCACCCAGCCTCCGGATTCGCCGCGGAGCTCGCTGCCGCGGGAATCGTCATGGCCGCCTCGGTGAGTGGTCTGCCGGTGTCGTCGACGCATATCCTCATCGGTGCGATCATCGGCGTCGGTCTGGTCAACCGTTCGGCGAACTGGAAGCTCATGAAGCCGATCGCACTGGCATGGATCATCACCCTTCCGGCCGCCGCGGCCATCGGTTCGGTCGGCGTCATCGCCCTGCGCACCATGATGGGCTGA
- a CDS encoding DUF308 domain-containing protein yields MDLKRTGRTVIVNGVIALVMGALMMVWPGSSAEVVVRIFACWLAVIAVSSLVFAPRGGRTGSMVTRAVLLILLGVLIFLTPMLFASMVTVLTGFAIIFFSFLALTMSFFIRRMGVRSWWVLTAIGVLGIILGGFFLFAPGAGVTALIFTLAGFIILVGLALIALGRRLRRVDRQMRTDPHRNRPDDGGGDVIRGEIID; encoded by the coding sequence ATGGACCTCAAGCGCACTGGAAGAACAGTCATCGTCAACGGCGTCATCGCCCTCGTGATGGGTGCGCTGATGATGGTCTGGCCCGGCTCCTCCGCCGAGGTGGTGGTGCGGATCTTCGCCTGCTGGCTCGCCGTCATCGCCGTCTCCTCCCTCGTCTTCGCACCGCGCGGAGGCCGCACCGGCAGCATGGTCACACGTGCGGTTCTGCTCATCCTCCTCGGCGTGCTCATCTTCCTCACCCCGATGCTGTTCGCGTCCATGGTCACCGTCCTGACCGGGTTCGCGATCATCTTCTTCAGCTTCCTCGCCCTCACCATGTCCTTCTTCATCCGCCGGATGGGTGTCAGGTCCTGGTGGGTGCTCACCGCCATCGGGGTGCTGGGCATCATCCTCGGCGGTTTCTTCCTCTTCGCCCCGGGCGCCGGAGTGACCGCACTGATCTTCACCCTCGCCGGATTCATCATCCTCGTCGGTCTCGCCCTCATCGCCCTCGGCCGTCGCCTGCGCAGAGTCGACCGGCAGATGAGAACCGACCCGCACCGCAATCGTCCCGACGACGGCGGCGGCGATGTCATCCGCGGGGAGATCATCGACTGA